The DNA region TATTTTTACCCTCGGCACTGAAGAGACTGGTCATCCCGATTTTTTTACCTATGATTCCAGGCATTTTTGCTTGTTATGTATGATTACACTTTAATTTCTACTTCTACACCACTTGGTAGCTCAAGACGCATTAACGCATCAACAGTCTTAGATGAAGAACTGTAGATATCTAACATGCGCTTGTATGAACAAAGTTGAAATTGTTCACGAGCTTTTTTGTTCACGTGAGGTGAACGGAGAACGGTGTAAATTCTCTTATGAGTTGGAAGTGGAATTGGACCACTAACCACCGCACCTGTAGCCTTAACAGTCTTAACGATTTTCTCTGCAGATTTATCTACGAGATTGTGATCGTATGACTTCAGCTTGATTCTAATCCTTTGGCTCATTGAGGAATATTTTATGCTGTTACTTTACCTTTTGCTTTTGCGATTACCTCATCTGCGATGTTGCGTGGAGCTTCAGCGTAGTGAGAGAATTCCATTGTTGATGTTGCACGACCGGAAGTGATGGTACGAAGCTGTGTTACATAACCGAACATTTCGGAAAGTGGAACTTTTGC from Flavobacteriales bacterium includes:
- the rpsJ gene encoding 30S ribosomal protein S10, encoding MSQRIRIKLKSYDHNLVDKSAEKIVKTVKATGAVVSGPIPLPTHKRIYTVLRSPHVNKKAREQFQLCSYKRMLDIYSSSSKTVDALMRLELPSGVEVEIKV